A genome region from Brassica oleracea var. oleracea cultivar TO1000 chromosome C2, BOL, whole genome shotgun sequence includes the following:
- the LOC106323327 gene encoding nucleolar protein 58-like, giving the protein MKTVTGRVTREKPIALSKAATLLSSFVSSETEASQDVAAYLRRASAAFTELKSFHREIRSTKAKDEHNPSVELEDKKKSREEDVAVVKLEEEQGKKERKKKKGEEDVVDEKVDVRLEEGQRNEESKEKKRKKNRGEEDVVEENVNEERKEKKKKKKKRKSDDGEIGSEERKSKKKRKSKEIDA; this is encoded by the coding sequence ATGAAGACGGTGACGGGAAGAGTTACGAGGGAGAAACCGATCGCTCTCTCAAAGGCGGCAACGCTTCTCTCAAGTTTCGTTTCCTCTGAGACAGAGGCCTCTCAAGACGTTGCCGCGTACCTCCGACGCGCCTCAGCTGCCTTCACTGAGCTAAAGAGCTTCCACAGGGAGATTAGATCTACCAAGGCAAAGGACGAGCACAATCCGAGTGTCGAACTCGAGGATAAGAAGAAGAGCAGAGAAGAAGATGTTGCTGTGGTGAAGTTGGAAGAGGAGCAAGGGAAGAAAGAGAGAAAGAAGAAGAAAGGGGAAGAAGATGTTGTTGACGAGAAGGTGGATGTGAGGTTGGAAGAAGGGCAGAGGAACGAAGAGAGCAAGGAGAAGAAGCGCAAGAAGAACAGAGGTGAAGAAGATGTTGTTGAGGAGAATGTGAATGAAGAGAGAAAGGAGAAGAAGAAGAAGAAGAAGAAGCGGAAGAGTGATGATGGAGAGATTGGTTCTGAGGAGAGAAAGAGCAAGAAGAAGAGGAAATCAAAGGAGATTGATGCTTGA